CTCAGCTATGTTTTATTGATATTAACGAGAATAAAGACGACCAAATCATTGGTGGGGGAGAAAGCATTGAAAGATCAAGAGCTGGAATTCGACGACGGGTTATTTACCTTTGAAACAGTTATGCGTATACGCAATACAGAGATTGATATCGGTCAGCATTTGAGGTTAGAGTCTCTTACAGAGCTGCTGACAGAAGCGCAAATGAGATTTTTATACTCTAAAGGTATTAAAGAAATCACTGCCGACCGTCAGGGTTTGACTGTTACCAACTTACAGTTGGCTATCATCAGCCGTGCACGTGCCCGCGAAGATATTTTATTTGAGGTTGGCTTAGAGCAAATCACTGATAATGATGCTGATATAGCAATTAAAGTCACGCGTATGTATGATGGCACATTGGTAGCAAAAGCTCGTATGCACCTGAGTCTGTATGATTATCGCCTAAACAAAACCATAGCGCTTAATAAAAATATCAAGGACGCTTTAAACCAATAGCTGCTCAAGCTCTAAGAAGCCTCTTAATATTTACATAATACTCATGATTTAATTCTAACGACTCTACGAAATTGCACGCCGCTGCCAGCTCTTTATTGTATATTAGCAAAGCATTTATTGCTAAAATCTCAACCACCCTATCTCTTTATTCTAACTTATACAAGATGACTGACTATGACTGTACCCGCTTGGCTAGCTACTGTGAATTTCAATACTGATGGTCTGATACCTGCGATTGCACAAGACCATCAATCTGGGCGAATCCTGATGATGGCATGGATGAACGCCGAGGCATTACAGTTAACAGCACAAACGCAGACTGCGGTTTATTTTTCACGCTCACGTAATAAATTATGGCACAAAGGCGAGTCTTCAGGCCATACGCAACAGGTGCATGACATCCGCATAGATTGCGATACTGATGTCATCGTACTTAGCGTGACTCAAGTGGGTGGTATTGCCTGTCATACTGGCCGCGAATCTTGTTTCTATCAACGTCTAGACTTGACAGGCGCAGAGCCAGTTTGGCAAACAGTCGATGCCGTACTAAAAGACCCTGCTGATATTTATAATTCTAATAACAGCACTAGCAACTCTGATTCTGATGAGCCTTCCACCACCTCTTCCACTACCAAAGACAAGTTAGATAACCATAAGAGTAACTCTAACTCTCACAATACAACTATCCTATCCCAGCTTGATCGTGTGCTAGCAGAGCGCAAACAAGCCGATGCCGATAGCTCTTATGTGGCAAGCTTATACGCCAAGGGTTTAAATAAGATATTAGAAAAAGTCGGCGAAGAAAGCACAGAAAGCATCATCGCTGCCAAAGACTTTGCCAGTTGCGATGAAAATACCGATAAAATACACTATGATGAAGCGCGTCATGAGCTGATCTATGAGGTGGCCGATGTCTGGTTTCATACCTTGATTGGCCTTGCTTGGTTCGACATAGAGTCAGGTGCCGTCTTAAACGAGCTAGGTCGGCGCTTTGGCTTATCAGGTATCGATGAAAAAGCAGCGCGATAAATAGGGCATGGCCTCAATTCAATCGAAGGATACCTAAATGGGCTAAAAATGAGGTCACGCCCTAATGACATTGTAAAAACAACGTGCGAAATCTTAAAGTAAGCATTTACTCTGTTTGATTATGATTGCTTTCACCTTTTTGCCACAAGGGCAGGTTATAATGTAGGTCTTTTTTAACTTTGCATCTTACGTCTATATTTTTTATTTTTTTGTTTAATAGATCAATACCCTATAAAATAAAAGCATTCATGTAGATGTATTAAAACTAAGACATAAGGATACCGTTATGGGCAGTTTTTCCATTACTCACTGGCTAATTTTATTGGTTGTGGTGGTTATCGTATTTGGTACTTCCAAGCTCAAAAATGCTGGCAAGGACTTAGGCGGTGCAGTTAAAGGCTTTAAAGAAGCCGTCAAAGACGAAGAGACTGAGCATGCACGCAAGCACCGCGTTCTTGATCACGAAGCAGATACCCCTACTCCTGACCCACAAGCAGACACGCGTACTAGCAAAGAGGTTGATGATAAGCATCAGGTATAAATTGTGCCGCGTGATGAGAGCCCCTAGAATACCAATAAATATATTTGACAATTCTGTTTGATATCGGCTTTTCCGAGCTACTCTTGTTTGGCGTCATCGCTTTGATTGTACTGGGTCCAGAAAAAATGCCTCAGGCTGCACGCACGGCTGGACAATGGTATGGCAAAATGCGCCGTATGGTTTCCACTCTGCAATCTGAAATAGAAGCTGAGCTTGATTTGGCTGAAACTCGTAAGCTGATGCAAGATGAGATTGCCAAAATTCGTAAAACTGAAGCGGAAATGAAGCGTGAAATGGCTGAGATGCGCGGCAGCATGCAAGAGTTTGAGCAGTCACAAAACAAAAGCCTCAATACCATCCATCAGTCCGATACCGATGCTCTTGAAAGCAATACCGCGCAAAAATCTTCAGAGGTAAAAGCTGATCTGACAAAACAAGCACCAGCAGAGTTTGCTTATGATTATCAAGATCATGAAGGCTATCAAGACCACCAAAAGCAAGAAGGCTATTCGAAGAATGAAAAGCCTAAAACGCCTGCTAGTCTTAGCGAAGACAAGAGTCTCAATGAAGACTTAAATGATGGCTCACCGACTGTAGCAGCTCAGCCGATCATCACCAAACCATGGGAAAACATGT
The sequence above is a segment of the Psychrobacter fulvigenes genome. Coding sequences within it:
- the tatA gene encoding Sec-independent protein translocase subunit TatA, translated to MGSFSITHWLILLVVVVIVFGTSKLKNAGKDLGGAVKGFKEAVKDEETEHARKHRVLDHEADTPTPDPQADTRTSKEVDDKHQV
- the tatB gene encoding Sec-independent protein translocase protein TatB, with protein sequence MTILFDIGFSELLLFGVIALIVLGPEKMPQAARTAGQWYGKMRRMVSTLQSEIEAELDLAETRKLMQDEIAKIRKTEAEMKREMAEMRGSMQEFEQSQNKSLNTIHQSDTDALESNTAQKSSEVKADLTKQAPAEFAYDYQDHEGYQDHQKQEGYSKNEKPKTPASLSEDKSLNEDLNDGSPTVAAQPIITKPWENMWFRLGSYDKARRLPPAPRLPNYQADILLYTQPDTLGNTASTPSSTESAPLDKKEVDE
- the hisIE gene encoding bifunctional phosphoribosyl-AMP cyclohydrolase/phosphoribosyl-ATP diphosphatase HisIE, with protein sequence MTVPAWLATVNFNTDGLIPAIAQDHQSGRILMMAWMNAEALQLTAQTQTAVYFSRSRNKLWHKGESSGHTQQVHDIRIDCDTDVIVLSVTQVGGIACHTGRESCFYQRLDLTGAEPVWQTVDAVLKDPADIYNSNNSTSNSDSDEPSTTSSTTKDKLDNHKSNSNSHNTTILSQLDRVLAERKQADADSSYVASLYAKGLNKILEKVGEESTESIIAAKDFASCDENTDKIHYDEARHELIYEVADVWFHTLIGLAWFDIESGAVLNELGRRFGLSGIDEKAAR
- a CDS encoding acyl-CoA thioesterase, producing MKDQELEFDDGLFTFETVMRIRNTEIDIGQHLRLESLTELLTEAQMRFLYSKGIKEITADRQGLTVTNLQLAIISRARAREDILFEVGLEQITDNDADIAIKVTRMYDGTLVAKARMHLSLYDYRLNKTIALNKNIKDALNQ